The Mercurialis annua linkage group LG2, ddMerAnnu1.2, whole genome shotgun sequence genome contains a region encoding:
- the LOC126668536 gene encoding uncharacterized protein LOC126668536: MRILSWKHQGVGNPSTVRALKYIVQINSPGIFFLMETKLTRGEFNDICRCFGSFNSFNDDSNGRRAGLALFWNKILDVNIFDFSTNHIVFDAADKKQGGHIRDQRELVDFLSTIDERGVADLGYDGHAFTWTNRRTRDQLIQVRLDRFLANSKWQDVYSDWQVWMRREGFDGFVVQAWGFDGAGHDFMDKVRECGASLQAWAFDNIGSIQKKLKKKTEEVKAVHCREGSLNQIFCTKEITQALKQMGPSKAPGPDGMSVMFYNSYWHVVGNDVISYVHKFLRDGVMPTSMNHTNIVLIPKSAFVPGRLITDNALVAFEVFHSMAKISRSRRGTMALKLDMSKASVSFSAMINGNPHGRILPQQGLRQGDPLSPYLFFLCTEDFSAMLRKEVEEGRLSGGITIVLCLLKANIHEGRVIKEVIKGYERASGQMVNFDKLELMFSSGTHRDLRSDIGSILGIREVPYFEKYLVLPKQVWHLFHYPDSLCGKVFRAKYYLRTDVLNALVNRRFSYVWQSFLEGERFYCQVWLGVLEMGVGMLAELEKFSPKKMQPIFRKFLLAPDCLPTRWECLRLDRLTISSQIRRGVQTLALLAGMCTQQCGIASGNYLIPPKVKNFLWRISHNTLACKVNLIKIKLLISALCPRCHTVEESAIHCIKECEEVQGLWLLSPLNLRVDRFQCSNAQEWLALMFSTLKREEAQIFVMALWLIWMDRNNIVFGNLRLPLPVMFTCIFSFLSTSSNEVESRIVMENNVSSSWSPCPICGRLFGVEFQFFKGAPMLKLQKLRRSFLVYLLPGTWASTGVICEMDALNVTSKLCNPNSAADYLQMFVDDCLAECVDRSVSIVYAKRSCNQVVHALGQVGDFLW, translated from the exons ATGAGGATCTTAAGTTGGAAACACCAAGGTGTGGGGAATCCTTCGACGGTTAGGGCGCTTAAATATATAGTTCAAATTAATTCCCCTggtattttctttttaatggaAACTAAACTTACCCGTGGTGAGTTCAATGATATTTGTCGTTGTTTTGGGTCCTTTAATTCTTTCAATGATGATTCTAATGGTAGAAGAGCAGGTCTTGCGTTATTTTGGAATAAAATTTTAGATGttaatatttttgatttctCTACGAATCACATTGTGTTTGATGCTGCTGATAAG AAACAAGGAGGGCATATTAGAGATCAGAGGGAGCTTGTTGATTTTCTCTCTACTATCGACGAGCGTGGGGTTGCTGATTTGGGGTATGATGGCCATGCTTTCACATGGACTAATAGGAGGACTAGAGATCAACTTATTCAAGTGAGGCTTGATAGATTTCTTGCCAATTCAAAGTGGCAGGATGTTTATAGTGACTGGCAA GTTTGGATGAGACGAGAGGGGTTTGATGGGTTTGTTGTGCAAGCGTGGGGTTTTGATGGAGCAGGTCACGATTTTATGGATAAGGTGCGAGAATGTGGAGCTAGCTTACAGGCATGGGCTTTTGACAACATTGGTAGTATCCAGAAGAAACTTAAAAAGAAAACTGAGGAAGTAAAAGCAGTGCATTGTAGGGAAG GCTCGTTAAATCAGATTTTTTGCACTAAGGAAATTACCCAAGCTCTCAAACAAATGGGTCCTTCAAAAGCGCCCGGTCCGGATGGGATGTCGGTTATGTTCTATAATTCATATTGGCATGTTGTGGGGAACGATGTAATTAGCTATGTGCATAAATTCTTAAGGGATGGGGTGATGCCGACAAGTATGAATCATACTAACATTGTTCTCATTCCTAAG AGCGCTTTTGTCCCGGGACGTCTCATCACTGATAATGCTCTTGTGGCTTTCGAAGTGTTCCATTCGATGGCTAAAATATCTAGAAGTAGGCGGGGTACGATGGCGCTTAAACTCGATATGAGTAAAGC TTCAGTATCTTTCTCTGCAATGATAAATGGTAACCCTCACGGTCGGATTTTACCCCAACAAGGATTGAGACAAGGGGACCCGTTATCCCcgtatttatttttcttgtgtACGGAAGATTTCTCGGCTATGTTAAGAAAGGAAGTTGAGGAAGGCAGATTGTCAGGTGGTATA ACGATAGTATTGTGTTTGCTAAAAGCCAATATTCACGAGGGTAGAGTCATAAAAGAGGTGATTAAAGGGTATGAGAGAGCTTCGGGTCAAATGGTCAACTTCGACAAGTTAGAGTTGATGTTTAGCTCAGGAACCCATCGAGATCTTCGTAGTGACATCGGTTCGATCTTAGGGATCCGTGAAGTTCCATACTTCGAGAAGTACCTCG TGTTGCCAAAGCAAGTTTGGCATCTATTTCACTATCCGGATTCGCTTTGTGGTAAAGTCTTCCGGGCAAAGTACTATCTGAGAACTGATGTGTTAAATGCTCTTGTCAATCGAAGATTTAGCTATGTTTGGCAAAGCTTCCTGGAGGGTGAAAGATTTTATTGTCAGGTGTGGCTTGGCGTATTGGAGATGG GTGTTGGGATGTTGGCAGAGTTAGAGAAGTTTTCTCCGAAGAAGATGCAGCCAATATTCCGCAAATTTCTATTAGCACCAGACTGCCTCCCAACAAGATGGGAGTGTTTACGGTTAGATCGGCTTACTATATCGTCGCAAATAAGGCGAGGTGTGCAGACGCTGGCCCTTCTAGCGGGAATGTGCACACAGCAGTGTGGAATAGCATCTGGAAATTATCTAATTCCTCCGAAGGTTAAAAACTTTCTTTGGCGTATTAGCCATAATACTCTTGCGTGTAAAGTTAATTTGattaagataaaattattaatctcAGCTCTATGCCCTAGATGTCACACTGTTGAGGAATCTGCAATACACTGTATCAAAGAGTGTGAGGAGGTGCAAGGATTGTGGCTGTTGTCGCCGTTGAATTTGAGAGTGGATCGATTTCAGTGCAGCAATGCCCAGGAGTGGCTTGCTCTTATGTTCAGTACTCTGAAGAGGGAGGAAGCCCAAATTTTTGTCATGGCTTTGTGGCTGATTTGGATGGACCGCAACAATATTGTGTTTGGAAACCTGCGTTTACCTCTGCCGGTGATGTTTACCtgcattttttcttttctttcgaCGAGTTCCAATGAGGTGGAGAGCAGGATTGTTATGGAGAATAATGTCAGTAGTTCTTGGTCTCCCTGCCCCATCtgt GGAAGGTTATTCGGAGTGGAGTTTCAGTTCTTCAAAGGTGCACCAATGCTGAAACTGCAGAAGCTAAGGCGGTCTTTTTTGGTTTATCTATTGCCGGGAACTTGGGCTTCAACAGGTGTTATATGTGAAATGGATGCGCTGAATGTAACTAGCAAGTTGTGCAACCCTAACTCAGCAGCAGATTATTTGCAGATGTTTGTGGATGATTGCCTAGCCGAGTGTGTGGATCGTTCAGTGAGCATTGTATATGCGAAGCGTTCTTGTAATCAGGTTGTCCATGCCCTAGGCCAAGTGGGGGATTTTCTTTGGTAG